Proteins encoded within one genomic window of Eleutherodactylus coqui strain aEleCoq1 chromosome 1, aEleCoq1.hap1, whole genome shotgun sequence:
- the LOC136586460 gene encoding retinol dehydrogenase 7-like isoform X2, with product MKVLAACLTEKGAENLKKEASSRLRTVMLDVTDSGSVSSAAKWATDIVGDAGLWGLVNNAGFGVPLSPNAWQTKAHFAKVLNVNLLGPFDVTVHFLPLTIKARGRIVNVCSALGRLAAVGGGYCPSKFGAEAFSDSLRRELRDFGVKVSIIEPGAFKTPMSSSENHVKPVEQLWSNLPSQIKDLYGEQYYHKYVQNILQLTENTSLNVHYVTDCMEHALTAVHPWTRYSPGLDTKLFYIPMSYLPTVLSDYLLCRSSPKPAYHPR from the exons ATGAAAGTGCTGGCAGCGTGCCTAACGGAGAAAGGGGCCGAAAACCTGAAGAAGGAGGCATCAAGTCGACTGCGAACTGTAATGTTAGATGTTACAGACAGTGGAAGTGTGAGCTCAGCTGCCAAGTGGGCCACTGATATTGTTGGAGATGCAG GTTTATGGGGTCTTGTGAACAATGCTGGTTTTGGAGTTCCACTGTCTCCTAATGCATGGCAAACCAAAGCACATTTTGCTAAGGTGCTGAATGTAAATTTACTGGGTCCCTTTGATGTGACAGTGCATTTTCTACCTCTCACCATAAAAGCAAGAGGACGAATTGTTAATGTTTGTAGTGCTTTGGGAAGACTGGCTGCTGTCGGAGGAGGATATTGTCCATCTAAGTTTGGAGCTGAAGCCTTTTCTGATAGTCTCAG AAGGGAGCTTCGTGATTTTGGAGTGAAGGTCTCAATAATTGAACCAGGAGCTTTCAAGACACCAATGAGCTCGTCAGAAAATCATGTGAAGCCTGTGGAGCAACTGTGGTCAAATCTTCCTTCACAAATCAAAGATTTATATGGTGAACAGTACTACCATAAAT ATGTCCAGAACATACTTCAACTAACTGAGAATACCAGCCTCAATGTCCACTATGTCACTGACTGTATGGAGCATGCCCTGACTGCTGTACATCCATGGACAAGATACTCTCCGGGCCTGGACACCAAACTGTTTTACATACCAATGTCTTACCTACCTACTGTCTTATCTGATTATCTGCTCTGTCGATCATCACCTAAACCAGCATACCATCCCAGATAG
- the LOC136586460 gene encoding retinol dehydrogenase 7-like isoform X1 yields the protein MWLLLLVFVGLLLLYRWYRQSHILENLSDKYVFITGCDSGFGNLLAKQLDKRGMKVLAACLTEKGAENLKKEASSRLRTVMLDVTDSGSVSSAAKWATDIVGDAGLWGLVNNAGFGVPLSPNAWQTKAHFAKVLNVNLLGPFDVTVHFLPLTIKARGRIVNVCSALGRLAAVGGGYCPSKFGAEAFSDSLRRELRDFGVKVSIIEPGAFKTPMSSSENHVKPVEQLWSNLPSQIKDLYGEQYYHKYVQNILQLTENTSLNVHYVTDCMEHALTAVHPWTRYSPGLDTKLFYIPMSYLPTVLSDYLLCRSSPKPAYHPR from the exons ATGTGGCTCCTCCTGCTGGTGTTTGTGGGTCTCCTTCTCCTGTACAGATGGTACAGACAGAGTCACATCCTGGAGAATCTCTCTGATAAATATGTCTTCATTACCGGATGTGATAGCGGATTTGGAAATCTGTTGGCCAAACAACTGGACAAACGTGGAATGAAAGTGCTGGCAGCGTGCCTAACGGAGAAAGGGGCCGAAAACCTGAAGAAGGAGGCATCAAGTCGACTGCGAACTGTAATGTTAGATGTTACAGACAGTGGAAGTGTGAGCTCAGCTGCCAAGTGGGCCACTGATATTGTTGGAGATGCAG GTTTATGGGGTCTTGTGAACAATGCTGGTTTTGGAGTTCCACTGTCTCCTAATGCATGGCAAACCAAAGCACATTTTGCTAAGGTGCTGAATGTAAATTTACTGGGTCCCTTTGATGTGACAGTGCATTTTCTACCTCTCACCATAAAAGCAAGAGGACGAATTGTTAATGTTTGTAGTGCTTTGGGAAGACTGGCTGCTGTCGGAGGAGGATATTGTCCATCTAAGTTTGGAGCTGAAGCCTTTTCTGATAGTCTCAG AAGGGAGCTTCGTGATTTTGGAGTGAAGGTCTCAATAATTGAACCAGGAGCTTTCAAGACACCAATGAGCTCGTCAGAAAATCATGTGAAGCCTGTGGAGCAACTGTGGTCAAATCTTCCTTCACAAATCAAAGATTTATATGGTGAACAGTACTACCATAAAT ATGTCCAGAACATACTTCAACTAACTGAGAATACCAGCCTCAATGTCCACTATGTCACTGACTGTATGGAGCATGCCCTGACTGCTGTACATCCATGGACAAGATACTCTCCGGGCCTGGACACCAAACTGTTTTACATACCAATGTCTTACCTACCTACTGTCTTATCTGATTATCTGCTCTGTCGATCATCACCTAAACCAGCATACCATCCCAGATAG